A window of Trichoderma atroviride chromosome 3, complete sequence contains these coding sequences:
- a CDS encoding uncharacterized protein (EggNog:ENOG41) — translation MDPSSSTVASSSAASSTRPSPSSSAAAMAPAPIQTKIPSTEPFLKDFTLLAEAAKRAQVAVMVRDFEDVGI, via the coding sequence ATGgatccctcttcctccacagTCGCCTCCTCATCTGCCgcctcatcaacaaggccgtctcccagcagctcagccgccgccatggccccTGCCCCCATCCAGACCAAGATCCCTTCCACCGAGCCCTTCCTGAAGGACTTTACCCTCCTCGCCGAGGCTGCCAAGCGAGCGCAGGTCGCAGTCATGGTGCGCGACTTTGAGGACGTCGGCATCTGA